A stretch of the Aegilops tauschii subsp. strangulata cultivar AL8/78 chromosome 4, Aet v6.0, whole genome shotgun sequence genome encodes the following:
- the LOC109780005 gene encoding uncharacterized protein, producing MAEPPPAPPSPLSPLHQPPLLPQNLDAAAPQGFSPTASSTLSRRRLMAEPPPPLPQPLPHGPAAAAAPLSLSSTASSMASANGLAAAASPSVHVAQNPGIGDSGEVESRAVAPTAEALPKINSSVGALAAAPPPQICMPDEEEGMADECDSTSLSAICARMIQSCTYTIEVKVCGSETKINGDSTFSWQIIEGTRTSMKDLLACIAGTSSFALCSKDNIILEYVDSISGKHLSVSNDEECMKMFDCFEKNRSGHLIIKYSERSDNVDVPCTPSNQTPSIALPSQPSNVMDEASVCLTNTYLNNPHEEYEHVGVDEEDQYSIGSVGSDSDDEVGEKDIPNIDYVEDSSDDEEWVTEDARPDAILEIAYDKENPPMHVGAKYPNIEELRLAISTYAVKKEFEFKVEKSEPTRFRAYCRQANKTGCKWRIHVGRLDDRETMEVKVHVQEHTCSSTKKKKKQKNASNAWVCEKVMD from the exons ATGGCGGAACCGCCGCCGGCGCCACCATCGCCCCTGTCGCCGCTCCACCAACCCCCGCTGTTGCCGCAGAATCTCGACGCCGCTGCGCCTCAAGGCTTCTCTCCCACCGCATCTTCGACCCTATCCAGGCGACGCCTAATGGCGGAACCACCGCCGCCGCTTCCCCAGCCCCTGCCGCAcggtcccgccgccgccgccgcgcctctaTCCCTCTCGTCTACCGCGTCTTCGATGGCCTCCGCAAACGGGCTAGCAGCAGCAGCCTCTCCCAGCGTCCATGTCGCCCAGAACCCTGGGATTGGGGATTCCGGCGAGGTGGAGAGTAGGGCAGTGGCGCCGACGGCCGAGGCTCTTCCCAAGATCAACTCCTCTGTGGGCGCACTTGCAGCAGCCCCTCCGCCCCAGATTTGCATGCCCGACGAGGAAGAAGGCATGGCAGACGAATGCGACTCAACCTCTCTCTCTGCTATTTGTGCTAG GATGATCCAGTCTTGTACTTACACAATAGAGGTCAAGGTTTGTGGCAGTGAAACAAAAATCAATGGGGATTCGACATTTAGTTGGCAGATTATTGAGGGTACTAGGACAAGTATGAAGGATTTGCTGGCTTGTATTGCTGGAACTTCTTCTTTTGCTTTATGCTCAAAGGATAATATAATTCTTGAGTATGTTGATTCCATTAGTGGCAAACATCTCTCTGTGTCAAATGATGAAGAATGCATGAAAATGTTTGACTGTTTTGAGAAGAATAGAAGTGGCCATTTGATCATCAAATATTCTGAGAGAAGTGATAATGTTGATGTTCCATGTACTCCTTCGAACCAGACACCATCTATAGCACTACCTAGTCAACCAAGTAATGTCATGGATGAAGCTAGTGTATGCCTAACAAATACATATCTTAACAATCCCCATGAAGAATATGAACATGTTGGTGTAGATGAGGAGGACCAATACTCAATTGGCAGTGTTGGTTCCGATAGTGATGATGAGGTCGGAGAAAAAGATATACCAAATATTGATTATGTTGAGGATAGCAGCGATGATGAGGAATGGGTTACGGAAGATGCTAGACCGGATGCTATTCTAGAAATTGCCTATGACAAAGAAAACCCGCCAATGCATGTTGGCGCAAAGTACCCCAACATTGAAGAGCTTAGGTTGGCAATTTCTACATACGCTGTAAAGAAAGAGTTCGAATTTAAGGTTGAAAAAAGTGAACCTACTCGATTCAGGGCTTATTGTCGCCAGGCGAACAAGACGGGCTGTAAATGGAGAATTCATGTTGGGAGGTTGGATGACCGAGAAACTATGGAG GTCAAAGTTCATGTGCAGGAGCACACATGTTCTAGcacaaagaagaaaaagaagcagAAAAATGCTTCAAATGCATGGGTATGTGAGAAAGTCATGGACTAG
- the LOC109780019 gene encoding protein POLLEN DEFECTIVE IN GUIDANCE 1, whose translation MSLRSGGRKLSFELLSSGLTAADDDASPRSLPETSSDGQRRRKRRSKRKRGALQSPPIAEEEPRVDAHPPAALRVADLMPVVEKVCQTSDAERSAAGCVAYVGVELRQRNVAGNGRAVTFAEDAASSCGSSSRESAAAAAAAAAVPDVIDPARRPEANGVVKKLEKDESLDWEKYIKENSNVLGEVERRDNSPFRYFIGEMYSGNSLRSTIAVGNDKKRQRVYNTMFHVPWRCERLIVAGFFVCLDSFLSLLTIMPARIVMTVWRILKTRQFLRPNAADLSDYGCFVVLALGVASLQMIDISLIYHVIRGQGTIKLYVVYNVLEIFDKLCQSFGEDVLQVLFNSAEGLSTCSTDRVTFELLRFLLDGAIAVLAFVVHSFVLLAQAITLSTCIIAHNNALLALLVSNNFAEIKSNVFKKVSKENLHNLVYYDIIERFHITAFLLFVLAQNILEAEGPWFDSFLINASYVFMCEVLIDAIKHSFLAKFNEIKPVAYSEFLEDLSKQILNEQPDDRQKDLTFIPLAPACVVIRVLTPVYATLLPAGPFIWRIFWILLWSVLTYFMLAIFKILVGLILRCLATWYINLRLTRKQHAD comes from the exons ATGTCACTCCGATCCGGCGGCCGCAAGCTCTCGTTCGAGCTCCTCTCCAGCGGTctcaccgccgccgacgacgacGCGTCCCCGCGCTCCCTCCCCGAGACCTCCTCCGATGGCCAGCGCCGCCGCAAGAGGCGCTCCAAGCGCAAGCGGGGGGCACTCCAGAGCCCCCCGATCGCGGAGGAGGAGCCGCGCGTGGACGCCCACCCGCCCGCCGCGCTCAGGGTAGCGGATCTGATGCCCGTGGTGGAGAAGGTCTGCCAGACCTCGGACGCGGAGCGGTCCGCGGCGGGCTGCGTGGCGTACGTCGGCGTGGAGCTGAGGCAGAGGAACGTGGCCGGGAATGGGAGGGCGGTGACGTTCGCGGAGGACGCGGCCAGCAGCTGCGGGAGCAGCTCGCGTGaaagcgccgccgccgccgccgccgccgccgcggtgccGGATGTGATTGACCCGGCCCGGCGGCCTGAGGCGAATGGCGTTGTGAAGAAACTGGAGAAGGATGAGTCTCTGGACTGGGAaaagtacatcaaggagaacagcAACGTTCTCGGAG AAGTCGAGCGCCGGGACAATTCACCATTCAGATACTTCATTGGAGAAATGTATAGCGGCAATTCACTTAGGAGTACAATTGCAGTGGGTAATGACAAGAAGCGACAGCGGGTCTACAACACTATGTTTCATGTGCCTTGGAGATGTGAACGG CTAATTGTCGCAGGATTCTTTGTCTGCTTGGATTCCTTTCTGTCTTTGCTCACCATTATGCCTGCAAGAATTGTGATGACAGTTTGGCGAATTCTGAAAACCAG GCAGTTTCTTCGGCCAAATGCTGCTGATTTATCAGATTATGGATGTTTTGTAGTTCTAGCCCTAGGAGTTGCTTCTTTGCAAATGATAG ATATTAGTTTGATTTACCATGTCATTCGTGGCCAGGGCACGATCAAGCTCTATGTGGTATACAACGTACTAGAG ATCTTTGACAAACTATGTCAATCATTTGGCGAGGATGTGTTGCAAGTTTTGTTCAACTCAGCTGAGGGACTGTCAACGTGTTCAACTGACAGGGTCACATTCGAACTGTTGCGGTTCCTTTTGGATGGGGCTATTGCTGTCCTTGCATTTG TTGTGCATTCATTTGTCCTCTTAGCCCAAGCTATCACCCTGTCAACATGTATTATTGCCCATAACAATGCACTATTGGCTCTTTTGGTGTCCAATAATTTTGCTGAGATTAAAAGCAATGTATTTAAGAAAGTTAGCAAAGAGAACCTTCACAATCTGGTTTACTATG ATATCATTGAGAGGTTTCACATCACAGCATTTTTACTGTTTGTACTAGCTCAAAATATCTTGGAAGCAGAGGGGCCATGGTTTGACAGTTTTCTTATT AATGCCTCCTATGTATTTATGTGTGAAGTACTTATTGATGCTATCAAGCATTCATTCCTTGCAAAATTTAATGAGATAAAGCCAGTTGCTTATTCAGAGTTTCTGGAAGACTTATCCAAGCAG ATATTGAATGAGCAACCTGATGACCGTCAGAAAGATCTAACATTCATCCCCCTTGCCCCTGCTTGTGTG GTAATTCGTGTACTGACTCCAGTGTATGCCACCCTGCTTCCTGCTGGGCCGTTTATCTGGAGAATATTCTGGATCTTGCTCTGGTCAGTTCTGACCTATTTTATGCTCGCCATCTTCAAGATACTAGTGGGATTGATACTGCGTTGCCTCGCGACTTGGTATATCAATCTACGTCTCACAAGAAAACAACATGCGGACTGA